From a single Phalacrocorax aristotelis chromosome 1, bGulAri2.1, whole genome shotgun sequence genomic region:
- the LOC142065967 gene encoding 1-acylglycerol-3-phosphate O-acyltransferase Pnpla3-like isoform X2, whose protein sequence is MLDRERGWSVSFAGCGFLGVYHIGAATCLQERAPHIIRDARRIYGASAGALAGAVLVGGGSLAQACADVLALAKEARKRNLGPLHPSFNVVKIIRDGLMRNLPENAHQLSSGRLCISLTRVSDGKNALISNFNSKEEVVQALICSSFVPIYCGLIPPSFRGVRYVDGGISDNLPHYESKNTITVSPFAGECDICPKGNSANFHEMNVTNTSIQLSLGNLYRLTQALFPPEPKVLGEICEQGYSDALKFLKENGIVNDSIYIHLSFTKRNPYEAAQHIDHMKKKKSTENNRVETLKLEVLNDQLKQNPWPLEKSIFESLPPRLRKALQEACKEQNGFYTQFSKLFPMRVISYLMLPYTLPVESAYSVALRLVNWFPDMPADVRWMQEQLCRIAATVYSQAKSKLLCTSRKDNYASLRKCQTVPSTMEFHSSYCHFKMPHSSADLETWLWESSCFMHSAMKNASANVQDHSDLNSYPHFLRNSDESGLEIDFDSSSETSFQTAPEY, encoded by the exons ATGCTGGACCGCGAGCGCGGCTGGAGCGTCTCCTTCGCCGGCTGCGGCTTCCTGGGCGTCTACCACATCGGCGCCGccacctgcctgcaggagcGCGCCCCGCACATCATCCGCGACGCCCGGCGCATCTACGGCGCCTCCGCCGGGGCGCTCGCCGGCGCCGTGCTCGTCGGAGGCGGCTCTCTGG ctcaaGCTTGTGCAGACGTTCTGGCATTAGCCAAAGAAGCTAGAAAGCGAAATCTTGGTCCTCTTCACCCTTCCTTTAATGTGGTAAAGATAATAAGAGATGGACTGATGAGAAATCTTCCAGAAAATGCTCACCAGTTGTCATCGGGCAGACTGTGTATTTCACTAACCAGAGTATCAGATGGTAAAAATGCATTGATATCTAATTTTAACTCTAAAGAAGAAGTTGTCCAG GCTTTAATCTGTAGTTCATTTGTCCCTATTTATTGTGGCCTAATTCCACCATCATTTAGAGGTGTG CGCTATGTGGATGGAGGAATCAGTGACAACTTACCTCACTATGAATCTAAGAATACCATCACAGTTTCACCTTTTGCTGGGGAGTGTGATATCTGTCCAAAGGGGAATTCTGCCAACTTTCATGAAATGAATGTGACCAACACCAGCATTCAGCTCAGTTTGGGAAACCTTTATCGTTTAACACAAGCGCTCTTTCCACCAGAACCTAAG GTACTGGGAGAGATCTGTGAGCAAGGATATTCAGATGCTCTTAAATTTCTGAAAGAGAATG GTATTGTAAATGACTCAATTTATATCCACTTGTCcttcacaaaaagaaatccttATGAGGCTGCGCAACACATTGAccatatgaagaaaaaaaaatcaacagaaaataaCAGAGTGGAAACTTTGAAACTAGAAGTACTGAATGACCAGCTGAAGCAAAATCCATGGCCTTTGGAGAAGAGCATATTTGAGAGTCTACCTCCTAGACTTCGTAAAG CACTGCAGGAAGCCTGTAAAGAACAGAACGGATTCTACACTCAGTTCTCTAAACTCTTCCCAATGCGGGTGATATCCTACCTGATGCTACCGTATACGCTCCCAGTGGAGTCCGCTTACTCTGTTGCTTTACG ATTAGTAAACTGGTTTCCCGACATGCCTGCTGATGTCCGATGGATGCAAGAACAGCTTTGTCGGATTGCTGCTACAGTTTATTCCCAGGCTAAAAGCAAGCTGTTGTGTACATCCAG gaaagacAATTATGCATCACTAAGAAAATGTCAAACTGTCCCATCTACTATGGAATTTCATTCTTCATACTGCCACTTTAAAATGCCTCACTCTTCTGCAGATCTTGAAACCTGGCTCTGGGAATCTTCATGCTTCATGCACTCAGCTATGAAAAATGCTTCTGCTAACGTGCAGGACCATTCAGACTTAAACTCCTATCCTCATTTTCTCCGGAATTCTGATGAGTCTGGGTTGGAAATAGATTTCGACTCTTCCTCAGAGACAAGTTTCCAAACTGCTCCAGAGTATTAA
- the LOC142065967 gene encoding patatin-like phospholipase domain-containing protein 2 isoform X1, with the protein MNQADGGTTALIPGHHLNITAQACADVLALAKEARKRNLGPLHPSFNVVKIIRDGLMRNLPENAHQLSSGRLCISLTRVSDGKNALISNFNSKEEVVQALICSSFVPIYCGLIPPSFRGVRYVDGGISDNLPHYESKNTITVSPFAGECDICPKGNSANFHEMNVTNTSIQLSLGNLYRLTQALFPPEPKVLGEICEQGYSDALKFLKENGIVNDSIYIHLSFTKRNPYEAAQHIDHMKKKKSTENNRVETLKLEVLNDQLKQNPWPLEKSIFESLPPRLRKALQEACKEQNGFYTQFSKLFPMRVISYLMLPYTLPVESAYSVALRLVNWFPDMPADVRWMQEQLCRIAATVYSQAKSKLLCTSRKDNYASLRKCQTVPSTMEFHSSYCHFKMPHSSADLETWLWESSCFMHSAMKNASANVQDHSDLNSYPHFLRNSDESGLEIDFDSSSETSFQTAPEY; encoded by the exons ctcaaGCTTGTGCAGACGTTCTGGCATTAGCCAAAGAAGCTAGAAAGCGAAATCTTGGTCCTCTTCACCCTTCCTTTAATGTGGTAAAGATAATAAGAGATGGACTGATGAGAAATCTTCCAGAAAATGCTCACCAGTTGTCATCGGGCAGACTGTGTATTTCACTAACCAGAGTATCAGATGGTAAAAATGCATTGATATCTAATTTTAACTCTAAAGAAGAAGTTGTCCAG GCTTTAATCTGTAGTTCATTTGTCCCTATTTATTGTGGCCTAATTCCACCATCATTTAGAGGTGTG CGCTATGTGGATGGAGGAATCAGTGACAACTTACCTCACTATGAATCTAAGAATACCATCACAGTTTCACCTTTTGCTGGGGAGTGTGATATCTGTCCAAAGGGGAATTCTGCCAACTTTCATGAAATGAATGTGACCAACACCAGCATTCAGCTCAGTTTGGGAAACCTTTATCGTTTAACACAAGCGCTCTTTCCACCAGAACCTAAG GTACTGGGAGAGATCTGTGAGCAAGGATATTCAGATGCTCTTAAATTTCTGAAAGAGAATG GTATTGTAAATGACTCAATTTATATCCACTTGTCcttcacaaaaagaaatccttATGAGGCTGCGCAACACATTGAccatatgaagaaaaaaaaatcaacagaaaataaCAGAGTGGAAACTTTGAAACTAGAAGTACTGAATGACCAGCTGAAGCAAAATCCATGGCCTTTGGAGAAGAGCATATTTGAGAGTCTACCTCCTAGACTTCGTAAAG CACTGCAGGAAGCCTGTAAAGAACAGAACGGATTCTACACTCAGTTCTCTAAACTCTTCCCAATGCGGGTGATATCCTACCTGATGCTACCGTATACGCTCCCAGTGGAGTCCGCTTACTCTGTTGCTTTACG ATTAGTAAACTGGTTTCCCGACATGCCTGCTGATGTCCGATGGATGCAAGAACAGCTTTGTCGGATTGCTGCTACAGTTTATTCCCAGGCTAAAAGCAAGCTGTTGTGTACATCCAG gaaagacAATTATGCATCACTAAGAAAATGTCAAACTGTCCCATCTACTATGGAATTTCATTCTTCATACTGCCACTTTAAAATGCCTCACTCTTCTGCAGATCTTGAAACCTGGCTCTGGGAATCTTCATGCTTCATGCACTCAGCTATGAAAAATGCTTCTGCTAACGTGCAGGACCATTCAGACTTAAACTCCTATCCTCATTTTCTCCGGAATTCTGATGAGTCTGGGTTGGAAATAGATTTCGACTCTTCCTCAGAGACAAGTTTCCAAACTGCTCCAGAGTATTAA